A DNA window from Micromonospora inyonensis contains the following coding sequences:
- a CDS encoding LuxR C-terminal-related transcriptional regulator gives MGTGLAESVAPVGGASDQIRILIGGNHPIFRSGLGLMLGELSPAFTIVGEVAEAAAVADTARQQAADVVVYDEDSLGSPAVLASVGQLTGQRSARAVVLLGLDAGDSWREHLRAGARGLLFRDGDADELGFAVRSVAAGGVHLTPRLAGVIVRPLVRPAGTGGPAGRQVGRGDPLTLRQAEILDLMLTGVSNAEIAAELSLSEKTVKFTCRTFSES, from the coding sequence GTGGGCACTGGTCTCGCAGAATCCGTGGCGCCGGTCGGTGGCGCGTCGGACCAGATTCGCATCCTGATCGGCGGCAACCATCCGATATTCCGCTCCGGCCTCGGGCTCATGCTCGGGGAACTGTCCCCGGCGTTCACGATCGTGGGCGAGGTGGCCGAGGCCGCAGCGGTGGCCGACACGGCCCGGCAACAGGCGGCGGACGTCGTCGTCTACGACGAGGACAGCCTGGGGTCCCCGGCGGTGCTGGCTTCCGTCGGGCAGCTCACCGGGCAGCGGTCCGCGCGGGCGGTCGTGCTGCTCGGCCTCGACGCCGGGGACTCCTGGCGGGAGCACCTGCGGGCCGGGGCCCGGGGACTGCTCTTCCGCGACGGTGACGCCGACGAGCTCGGTTTCGCGGTGCGGTCGGTGGCCGCGGGCGGTGTCCACCTCACGCCCCGCCTGGCCGGGGTGATCGTGCGGCCCCTGGTCCGACCGGCGGGCACCGGCGGGCCGGCCGGACGGCAGGTGGGCCGGGGCGACCCGCTCACCCTCCGGCAGGCGGAGATCCTCGACCTGATGCTCACCGGAGTGTCCAACGCGGAGATCGCCGCCGAGTTGTCGCTCAGCGAGAAGACCGTGAAGTTCACGTGTCGAACATTCTCGGAAAGCTGA
- a CDS encoding aromatic amino acid lyase has protein sequence MNRSMPSADLVLDGRSLTIEEVVSVARPAEQVALRLSDGAADAMKSSLDLKHELLAQRIPIYGVTTGFGDSCVRQIAPEKAWDLQRNLVLYHLNGVGPTAAPRSPGPRC, from the coding sequence ATGAACCGATCCATGCCGAGCGCCGATCTGGTGCTCGACGGCCGTTCGCTGACCATCGAGGAGGTGGTGTCCGTCGCCCGGCCGGCCGAGCAGGTCGCCCTGCGCCTGAGCGACGGGGCGGCCGACGCCATGAAGTCCTCCCTCGACCTCAAGCACGAACTGCTGGCGCAGCGGATTCCGATCTACGGGGTCACCACCGGGTTCGGGGACAGCTGCGTACGGCAGATCGCGCCGGAGAAAGCCTGGGACCTGCAACGCAACCTGGTCCTGTACCACCTGAACGGGGTGGGCCCGACGGCCGCGCCGAGGTCGCCCGGGCCTCGATGCTGA
- a CDS encoding SRPBCC family protein, which produces MARNRANTMGVRSVTDALGIAQARRGRGAEGTARALGWLSLGLGAAALRAPSDISRLCGVDDSASAPAVLRIVGLRELGHAAALLVPRRTGWAMWTRVAGDLVDLAVCGSALRRRRGQRRRRVAATTWAVAAITAVDLATAVRASRGRRLPGGTRVEASVTVNRSPEEAYRFWHDFENLPRFMYHLRSVRVTGPRRSRWEAKAPAGRTVGWDAEIMSDLPNELITWHSVGRTRVPNAGSVRFVPVGDGRGTEVWVEFEYASPGGRLGRLAARVFGENPQQQTSDDLRRFKQVIETGEIARSDAVPQGTSLQQQVKQRAAQPMRLR; this is translated from the coding sequence ATGGCCAGGAACCGCGCCAACACCATGGGCGTACGGTCGGTGACCGATGCGCTGGGCATCGCGCAGGCCCGGCGGGGCCGTGGCGCCGAGGGCACCGCCCGGGCCCTCGGGTGGCTGAGTCTCGGCCTCGGGGCGGCGGCCCTGCGTGCCCCGTCCGACATCAGCCGCCTCTGCGGCGTCGACGACTCCGCCAGCGCGCCGGCCGTGCTGCGGATCGTGGGACTGCGCGAACTGGGCCACGCGGCGGCCCTGCTGGTCCCGAGGAGGACCGGCTGGGCGATGTGGACCAGGGTCGCCGGTGACCTGGTGGACCTCGCCGTCTGCGGCAGCGCCCTGCGGCGACGCCGGGGCCAGCGACGTCGACGGGTGGCGGCCACGACCTGGGCGGTCGCCGCGATCACCGCGGTGGACCTCGCCACGGCGGTGCGGGCGTCCCGGGGGCGGCGGCTGCCTGGCGGCACCCGGGTGGAGGCGTCGGTGACGGTCAACCGCAGCCCGGAGGAGGCCTACCGGTTCTGGCACGACTTCGAGAACCTGCCCCGGTTCATGTACCACCTGCGGTCGGTGCGGGTCACCGGCCCCCGGCGGTCCCGCTGGGAGGCGAAGGCGCCCGCCGGTCGGACCGTCGGATGGGACGCGGAGATCATGTCCGACCTGCCCAACGAGCTGATCACCTGGCACTCGGTCGGGCGGACCCGGGTGCCCAACGCCGGCTCCGTGCGCTTCGTCCCGGTCGGCGACGGGCGTGGCACGGAGGTGTGGGTCGAGTTCGAGTACGCCTCACCCGGCGGGCGGCTCGGCCGGCTGGCCGCCCGGGTGTTCGGCGAGAACCCGCAGCAGCAGACCAGCGACGACCTGCGCCGGTTCAAGCAGGTGATCGAGACGGGCGAGATCGCCCGCTCGGACGCCGTGCCGCAGGGAACCAGCCTCCAGCAGCAGGTGAAGCAGCGCGCGGCACAGCCGATGCGACTGCGCTGA
- a CDS encoding zinc-dependent alcohol dehydrogenase, whose protein sequence is MRANCWIAPNRVAVKDVPDPQILNPRDAVVRVTSSAICGSDLHLLDGYVPAMKKGDVLGHEFMGEVVELGPGVRDGLRVGDRVVVAFPISCGDCFSCRCGLYSVCENSNPNAPVAEMAMGHSPAGIFGYSHLLGGYAGGQAEYVRVPFADVGALKVDDDLPDEKSLFLSDVLPTGYQAAEWCDITPGDTVAVWGAGPVGQFAALSAFLLGAERVVVIDRFPSRLRMAEEHTGAETINYEETDVLEALRDMTAGRGPDACIEAVGMEGHHASAALHAYDRAKQAVKLETDRPPALREAVLSCRNGGTVSVVGGYGGFVDKFPMGSFMNRSLTMRSGQAHVQRHMRPLLERIRRGEIDPSFVITHTMRLDDTPHGYDIFKNKQEDCVKVVLKP, encoded by the coding sequence ATGAGAGCGAACTGCTGGATCGCCCCCAACCGGGTGGCGGTCAAGGACGTCCCGGACCCGCAGATCCTGAACCCGCGTGACGCCGTCGTGCGGGTCACCTCGTCGGCGATCTGCGGCTCCGACCTGCACCTGCTGGACGGCTACGTGCCGGCGATGAAGAAGGGCGACGTCCTGGGACACGAGTTCATGGGCGAGGTCGTCGAACTGGGGCCGGGCGTGCGCGACGGTCTGCGGGTCGGCGACCGGGTCGTGGTGGCGTTCCCCATCTCCTGTGGGGACTGTTTCTCCTGCCGGTGCGGCCTCTACTCGGTGTGCGAGAACTCCAACCCGAACGCGCCCGTCGCCGAGATGGCGATGGGCCACTCCCCCGCCGGGATCTTCGGCTACTCGCACCTGCTCGGTGGCTACGCCGGCGGGCAGGCCGAGTACGTCCGCGTCCCGTTCGCCGACGTCGGCGCCCTCAAGGTCGACGACGACCTGCCCGACGAGAAGTCGCTCTTCCTGTCCGACGTGCTCCCCACCGGCTACCAGGCCGCCGAGTGGTGCGACATCACCCCCGGCGACACCGTCGCCGTGTGGGGTGCCGGCCCGGTCGGACAGTTCGCCGCCCTCAGCGCGTTCCTGCTCGGCGCGGAACGGGTGGTCGTCATCGACCGGTTCCCCAGCCGCCTGCGGATGGCCGAGGAGCACACCGGCGCGGAGACCATCAACTACGAGGAGACCGACGTCCTGGAGGCCCTGCGGGACATGACGGCGGGACGCGGGCCGGACGCCTGCATCGAGGCGGTCGGCATGGAGGGGCACCACGCCTCGGCCGCGCTGCACGCCTACGACCGGGCCAAGCAGGCCGTGAAGCTGGAGACGGACCGCCCGCCCGCCCTTCGGGAGGCGGTGCTCAGCTGCCGCAACGGCGGCACCGTCTCGGTGGTCGGGGGCTACGGCGGGTTCGTCGACAAGTTCCCGATGGGCTCGTTCATGAACCGCTCCCTGACCATGCGGTCCGGCCAGGCCCACGTGCAGCGGCACATGCGGCCCCTGCTGGAACGGATCCGCCGGGGCGAGATCGATCCGAGCTTCGTCATCACCCACACCATGCGCCTCGACGACACCCCGCACGGCTACGACATCTTCAAGAACAAGCAGGAGGACTGCGTCAAGGTGGTGCTCAAGCCGTAG
- a CDS encoding MGH1-like glycoside hydrolase domain-containing protein, with protein MTPRELLGEGTLLRTDPAGDVPDTGTYGLFLDDTRHLSHWELTVDGTRPRLLTGDGDELVLTPWTRRGADPSCTVFRRQTVRYGRLTERDRLGWLVYRTDGAGLVHQCWKDSARGICFRSGEPAGGRLAVAEVQAYAYAALRGTAGIARRVWGDHAYADRLDRTATDLRARFVREFWLDRDDFVALALTEDGRQVDALASNAGHVLWTGLLDDDRATRVGRRLAGPDFFSGWGIRTVAAGQPAYHPVSYHTGGVWPHDTAIVVAGLARHGLHAEAETIARGLLAAAAHQRYRLPEVFAGFGRDEHPVPVPYPHSCSIQAWAAAAPLLLRRTLHTTQPEDPTPTA; from the coding sequence GTGACGCCCCGGGAACTGCTCGGTGAGGGCACCCTGCTGCGGACCGACCCCGCCGGGGACGTTCCCGACACCGGCACGTACGGGCTCTTCCTCGACGACACCCGGCACCTGTCCCACTGGGAACTCACCGTCGACGGCACCCGGCCCCGGCTGCTCACCGGCGACGGCGACGAACTGGTGCTCACGCCGTGGACCCGGCGGGGAGCCGACCCGTCCTGCACGGTCTTCCGCCGCCAGACCGTCCGCTACGGCCGGCTGACCGAACGGGACCGGCTGGGCTGGCTGGTGTACCGCACGGACGGCGCCGGCCTGGTCCACCAGTGCTGGAAGGACTCCGCCCGGGGCATCTGCTTCCGCTCCGGGGAGCCCGCCGGGGGCCGGCTGGCCGTGGCCGAGGTGCAGGCGTACGCGTACGCCGCCCTGCGCGGCACGGCCGGGATCGCCCGCCGGGTCTGGGGCGACCACGCCTACGCCGACCGTCTCGACCGGACGGCCACCGACCTGCGGGCCCGCTTCGTCCGGGAATTCTGGCTCGACCGGGACGACTTCGTGGCGCTCGCCCTCACCGAGGACGGCCGGCAGGTCGATGCGCTCGCCTCCAACGCCGGCCACGTGCTCTGGACCGGGCTGCTCGACGACGACCGCGCGACCCGGGTCGGTCGCCGGCTGGCCGGGCCGGACTTCTTCAGCGGCTGGGGCATCCGGACCGTCGCCGCCGGCCAGCCCGCCTACCACCCGGTCTCCTACCACACCGGTGGTGTCTGGCCGCACGACACGGCGATCGTGGTCGCCGGACTGGCCCGCCACGGCCTCCACGCCGAGGCGGAGACGATCGCCCGGGGCCTGCTCGCCGCCGCCGCGCACCAGCGGTACCGGTTGCCCGAGGTGTTCGCCGGGTTCGGCCGCGACGAGCATCCCGTGCCGGTGCCGTACCCGCACTCCTGCTCGATCCAGGCCTGGGCGGCGGCGGCCCCGCTGCTGCTGCGCCGCACCCTGCACACGACCCAGCCGGAGGACCCCACGCCTACGGCTTGA